A segment of the Aureliella helgolandensis genome:
TTGCCGGCGGCGGGGCCTTGGCTCCCCGCTCGGGATGTCCGTTCCGGATCGGTATTGGCCCGAGGCTGGCTTGCGGCAGAGGAGCCAGCCCTGTTTTTGTTGGACCAATCTCTCACGCCTCGCTGGCACTATCGCATGCCGATTATCGACACTTCGAACGCCTGGCCAATGATTGCCGAGGGACTCGATCCGGCTTCAGGGCAAACGGTATGGGGCATTGTCGAAGACCAACGCACCGTCCATCTACTGCGAGCGGATGGGATCGGCCGAGATCACTTTCGTGTGTCTGAGCCCATCACGGGCATCGCCATCGTGCCCAGCGGAGACCGTCTGATTCTACGGATCGTGCACCGGTCTAAGGCCATCAACTATTCAATGAGTTGGTAGTGTCCTAGGCTGCGTTCCATCATGGCCGCGGCGTCTGTTCGGCATCTTCCTCACTGGACGTGGTGTCGTTGCCCAAGGCAAACACGTAGAGGATGCTCGGATTGCTCGGTACAAAATCATTGTCTGAGCAGACGAGCAGAGTGCGCCGGCCATCCTGCAGTCGTGGTCCGAACGCCAGGCCTTCGATCTTTTCCGGCATCTCGTCACCAGCCAAGCCGAAGGTGGGATCGAGCATGTCGATGTAGACCTGCTTAGCGACCGGCAGAATTGCAGCTGGTAATTCGTGGGAGGGCAACCGTTCGATCTTGGAAACATCCGTGGCTGTGGACGTATCGATCAGCATGATGTGCTTGACCTTGGCGTCAGCCCCTGCCTTCCCATCGCGTTCAATGGTCAAGAATCGATGTTCGTCGAGTGCCAGGATTTCATTCAGCTTGTTGGACTCCAGATCGAGTTGATACACGAATTGGCGTCCCAGTGTTCCGTCGCTGGCGTGAATTTCAAGCATGCGACAGTTCACTCCTTCAAACCAGCCCGTTTCGGTGCGATGGCTGTCTTGCATGAGTGGACGTTGGAGCAGGCTTACCAAAGTACCTTGGGGCGTGATCGCGAGGCCTTCCAAGCCGTTGTTGTTGAGGCGACCGGTGGGATTCATGGCCCCCTCCTCGTCTCGATCGGCGGATGGATATTGGATTCGCCAGTCAGTCGGCACGGCGAACCGGCGCAGCTCGCGGCCTGTGGGAGAGAATTCAATTAAGTCGGGGCCGTATTCATCGGAGACTACCCAGTTCTCTCCAAGTCTGCGAATACCCTCTGCGTCGAAGCGACCCGCCAAGTGCTGCGTGGGCTCAAAACCTGCGGCTAATCCCGTGAACTGCCGCCTTTGTGGGTCGGTGAATAATCGCGTGCCTACTAGGGTGAGCGTTACCGGATCCTTGGCTCCCTCCTGAATGTGCAATTGGAATTCGTGGAATCGGCAACGGTAGTCGACGGCGCCGTCTAGCGGGCCGCGGTCGCTCAGGAGTACGCATTGGTGGTCACCCCAATATTCAACAGCTGAGAATCCTCCCAATAGATTGTGGGGCACTCCCTCTGCCAGCGGATTGGAAGCCTTGGAAAGGTCCAGGGCTTGGCCCGAAATGCTTGCTTTCCCGATCAACTCGACGGCACACTGCGCAACGGCTGCCTGAGGTGGAATTGCGAGCAAAATGCTGCAGACTCCCCATGCTAGCGAGGCGACTTTGAAGCGTTTGGGGGGCTGGGTGAACATGGGTTGTTGGGATCCGAGATAAGGTAGAATTGACGTTCTTGCGTACGAAGAGCCGTGTTGCCGGAGAGCCTCTTGCTGTGCAGGGTATTGTCTTGATCGGCAAGCACCCTGCTGTTTAGTTTCGGCGAAGGTTTCGTGAAGATTGCTCAGCCTGGGTCCGTCAGTAACGTGATTTTGTCAATGAAGGTTTAGTTTGCAGTATGCCGAGTTTTCCCAACTATATCGAGCTGCACTGCAAATCCAATTTCTCGTTTCTGGAAGGGGCTTCGCATGCAGACGAACTCATGGAGCGGGCGGCAGAACTCGGCTACGCGGGGCTTGCGATTACCGACCGCAATTCACTCGCAGGAATCGTCCGAGCACATGCCGCAGCCAAGGATGCCAACCTCCCGCTGATTGTTGGAGCGGAGTTGCATCCGGTAGATGGTCCGCCGGTGGTTGTCTGGCCAAGCGACATTGCGGCCTACAAGCGTTTGTGCCGCATTATTACGCGAGGTCGCTTGCGGCGTGAGAAGGGTGCATGCGAAATTAGCTGGACGGATATTGTCGAGCTGGGCGAGGGTTTGCTGGCCGGACTCCTGCTCCGGCAACCGGTCGTCGACGAATTGCCTCCGGCCGACATGCAATACTTCTCGGATGATGAGGTGTTGCCCTGGGAGAAGTCTGGTCCCCTGCCCTCTCCGGCTCCCGTGCCCGCCGGTGGTCTCCAGGCTGCCTCGCATGCCGCCGACCTCTTAGGCGATATCGACTCTGCAGAGGAGATCGGTTTTGCTCTCCCGGCGGTCGATTTCGATGTGCGTGAGGATGCGGGCTGGTTAGCCTGGCTCAACTGGTTCCGCCAACATTTCGGGGATCGGGGGTACCTCTGCGTGGCGCTCCACCGTGGAGTTGATGATCAAGAGCTGGTGCGCCGCATGCGCAGGCTGAGTGAGTCCTCCCAAGTGCCGCTGGTGGCAACAGGGGATGTTTTCTATCACACGAGCGAACGTTCACTATTGCACGATTGTTTGCTGGCGACGCGTTTTGCGACGACGATCGATCGCGTCTCCACGCAACGCTCTAGCAATTCGTTGCATCACCTGCGGCCAACGACTGAGATTGCGCGGATGTTTCAAAGCATCCCTGAGGCGTTGGAGCGAACGCGCGAGATTGCCAACCGAATTGATTTCAGTTTAGAGCAGTTGCGCTACCAGTACCCAACCGAGCTGGCCCCCAACGGCATGCCTCCCATCGACTATCTCAAAAGGTTGACTTGGGAGGGAGCAAAGCAGCGGTATCCCGCGGGCGTACCTGAAAAGATTATCGATCTATTGCGTCACGAAATGCGGTTGATTGAAGAATTGCGGTACGAAGCCTATTTCCTAACAGTCTGGGATTTAGTCCGCTTTGCTCGCAGCCGGGACATACTTTGCCAGGGACGCGGATCGGCTGCCAATAGTGTGGTTTGCTATTGCCTGGGCGTAACCTCGGTGGACCCCAACCAACTCGATCTGCTCTTCGAGCGGTTCTTAAGTCGCGAACGTAACGAAGCACCTGATATCGATATTGATTTTGAACATCAGCGACGTGAAGAGGTGCTGCAATATATTTATGAGAAGTATGGACGGCACCGCGCAGGCATGACGGCCACTGTTATTCGCTACCGTACGAAATCGACGATTCGTGATGTGGGCAGAGCCCTGGGGATCTCACTGGATCAGATTGATACGCTGAGCAAATTGGTGGATGCCCGGCTGAGTGAAGGGACGCTAGCCGATCGAGCGCGCGAAAGCGGGCTGCTGCCCGATTCGGAGATTGGGAAACGCTTTCTGTATTTGGTGGAGAATCTTCACGGATTCCCACGCCACCTTTCGCAGCATGTGGGTGGAATGGTCATGACCCAAGACTGGCTATGCGAACTATGTCCACTGGAGAATGCCTCCATGGAGGGTAGGACCGTCATTGAATGGGACAAGGATGACCTGGACGAGCTGGGGATCTTGAAAGTCGACTGCCTCTCGCTGGGAATGTTGAGTGCGATTCATCGAGCGTTTGACTTGTTGGAGAAATACTACGCGCGTCCCATGACATTGGCGACGGTTCCAGAGCAGGATGATGATGTTTACGCAATGATTTGCCGCGCCGATACCATTGGCGTGTTTCAGATCGAAAGCCGTGCGCAGATGAGTATGCTCCCGCGACTCCGGCCCGCTTGCTTCTACGATCTGGTGATCGAAGTGGCCATCGTCCGACCGGGGCCGATTCAGGGCGACATGGTCCATCCCTACCTCAAGGCCCGCCGTTCCGGAATACAGCCGGAGTACCCCACGGAGGAGATTCGCCAGGTTTTAGCGAAAACGATGGGGGTGCCGATATTCCAAGAGCAGGCGATGCGGCTAGCCGTGGTCGCGGCAGGTTTTACACCGGGGGAGGCCGACCAATTGCGAAGAGCCATGGCGGCATGGCGGCGACCGGGGTTGATCGAGCAATTCCATACCAAGCTGTTGGAAGGGATGAAGGCTCGTGGGCTGTCCCTAGAATTTGCTGAGCGAGTCTATTCCCAGCTCAAAGGGTTTGGCGAATATGGTTTCCCTGAGTCGCATGCAGCCAGCTTTGCACTGCTGGTCTATGTATCTTGCTGGTTGAAGCATCACTATCCTGCCGTGTTTTGCGTAGCGGTCCTCAATAGTCAACCGATGGGCTTCTACGCGCCTGCACAGCTCGTCCGGGATGCACGCGAGCATGGAGTCACGGTCGTTGGCGTGGACGTGAATGCCAGCAACTGGGAGTGTACGCTTGAGCCGTTGCCGAACGGGGAGTCTCGTGAATTCCAAATTCGACTAGGGCTCTGCATGATTCGTGGGCTTGCCCAGCAAGTCGGGCAGCAAGTCGTTCAAGCCAGGCAGACGGGGGCATTTCTTGACTTGGCGGATTTCGCGCGACGGACTCGACTGGGGCGCGCCGCCGTTACTAGCTTGGCCGAAGCGGGGGGCCTGAGTACCTTGACCGGAAATCGTCGCGCCGCGTACTGGCAATCGTTGGCGCAAGAGAAATCGCCTCGCGAACTAAGCCTCTTCGAAGCCACCGGCGCAGATATCGATGACTCGATTCCCGATTCCCTGCTGGAGATGCAAGAGATTGAAGAGGTCTACGCCGACTACGAAACCACCGGTCTGTCGCTGCGAGCTCATCCCGTCTCCTTTGTGC
Coding sequences within it:
- a CDS encoding esterase-like activity of phytase family protein, translating into MFTQPPKRFKVASLAWGVCSILLAIPPQAAVAQCAVELIGKASISGQALDLSKASNPLAEGVPHNLLGGFSAVEYWGDHQCVLLSDRGPLDGAVDYRCRFHEFQLHIQEGAKDPVTLTLVGTRLFTDPQRRQFTGLAAGFEPTQHLAGRFDAEGIRRLGENWVVSDEYGPDLIEFSPTGRELRRFAVPTDWRIQYPSADRDEEGAMNPTGRLNNNGLEGLAITPQGTLVSLLQRPLMQDSHRTETGWFEGVNCRMLEIHASDGTLGRQFVYQLDLESNKLNEILALDEHRFLTIERDGKAGADAKVKHIMLIDTSTATDVSKIERLPSHELPAAILPVAKQVYIDMLDPTFGLAGDEMPEKIEGLAFGPRLQDGRRTLLVCSDNDFVPSNPSILYVFALGNDTTSSEEDAEQTPRP
- a CDS encoding error-prone DNA polymerase, with the protein product MPSFPNYIELHCKSNFSFLEGASHADELMERAAELGYAGLAITDRNSLAGIVRAHAAAKDANLPLIVGAELHPVDGPPVVVWPSDIAAYKRLCRIITRGRLRREKGACEISWTDIVELGEGLLAGLLLRQPVVDELPPADMQYFSDDEVLPWEKSGPLPSPAPVPAGGLQAASHAADLLGDIDSAEEIGFALPAVDFDVREDAGWLAWLNWFRQHFGDRGYLCVALHRGVDDQELVRRMRRLSESSQVPLVATGDVFYHTSERSLLHDCLLATRFATTIDRVSTQRSSNSLHHLRPTTEIARMFQSIPEALERTREIANRIDFSLEQLRYQYPTELAPNGMPPIDYLKRLTWEGAKQRYPAGVPEKIIDLLRHEMRLIEELRYEAYFLTVWDLVRFARSRDILCQGRGSAANSVVCYCLGVTSVDPNQLDLLFERFLSRERNEAPDIDIDFEHQRREEVLQYIYEKYGRHRAGMTATVIRYRTKSTIRDVGRALGISLDQIDTLSKLVDARLSEGTLADRARESGLLPDSEIGKRFLYLVENLHGFPRHLSQHVGGMVMTQDWLCELCPLENASMEGRTVIEWDKDDLDELGILKVDCLSLGMLSAIHRAFDLLEKYYARPMTLATVPEQDDDVYAMICRADTIGVFQIESRAQMSMLPRLRPACFYDLVIEVAIVRPGPIQGDMVHPYLKARRSGIQPEYPTEEIRQVLAKTMGVPIFQEQAMRLAVVAAGFTPGEADQLRRAMAAWRRPGLIEQFHTKLLEGMKARGLSLEFAERVYSQLKGFGEYGFPESHAASFALLVYVSCWLKHHYPAVFCVAVLNSQPMGFYAPAQLVRDAREHGVTVVGVDVNASNWECTLEPLPNGESREFQIRLGLCMIRGLAQQVGQQVVQARQTGAFLDLADFARRTRLGRAAVTSLAEAGGLSTLTGNRRAAYWQSLAQEKSPRELSLFEATGADIDDSIPDSLLEMQEIEEVYADYETTGLSLRAHPVSFVREQLSRLQVTTAAGMKAVEDGEAIRVAGLVLMRQRPSTAKGITFVTLEDETGSMNLVLRQAIWERHYKIARRSNAWLVNGILENREGIVHVVVGRIDDLSQQVSGLALRSRDFH